A DNA window from Hydractinia symbiolongicarpus strain clone_291-10 chromosome 6, HSymV2.1, whole genome shotgun sequence contains the following coding sequences:
- the LOC130647549 gene encoding ubiquinone biosynthesis O-methyltransferase-like produces MGDYAVSDEDKKLVLDYYKSTHLNPENLSGVYDDLSPMYDKIISILKYEAFKRLAKDLAVFLEYENLLEKRILDVGCGNGKVGKSLVEEGFQNIDGLDISEKLLEICKETKCYNKLFNVPLTTNSTPGIEENTYDIAVSSGSYIAGHIPMDTLFELTRIVKPGGYIFYTLHDPNYTMDYMNWHGKIMEKKKAELISMKLAPYRLEPKNDFKPTYCYDVMFKVL; encoded by the exons ATGGGGGACTATGCTGTAAGTGACGAGGACAAGAAATTAGTTTTGGATTATTATAAAAGTACGCACTTAAATCCAGAAAATTTATCAGGAGTTTATGATGACCTTTCACCCATGtatgataaaataatttctatTCTTAAATATGAAGCATTCAAAAGACTCGCAAAAGATTTAGCCGTATTTCTAGAGTATGAAAACCTGCTGGAAAAAAGGATTTTAGATGTTGGATGTGGTAATGGAAAGGTTGGTAAATCTCTTGTTGAAGAAGGATTTCAAAATATCGATGGATTAGATATATCGGAGAAGTTGCTAGAGATTTGTAAAGAGACAAAATGTTACAATAAATTGTTTAACg TGCCACTGACAACCAATTCTACACCTGGTATTGAAGAGAATACTTACGATATTGCTGTTTCAAGTGGAAGCTACATCGCCGGTCACATTCCAATGGATACGTTATTTGAACTGACACGTATAGTGAAGCCTGGTGGTTATATATTCTACACACTTCATGATCCTAACTACACTATGGATTACATGAATTGGCATGGTAAGATAATGGAAAAAAAGAAAGCTGAGTTGATCTCTATGAAACTGGCACCATACAGATTGGAACCGAAGAATGATTTTAAACCAACATACTGTTATGATGTAATGTTTAAAGTGTTATAA
- the LOC130647547 gene encoding uncharacterized protein LOC130647547, translated as MIYKKGLDEDASYFYTDTTTYMELSVTSPNTGNEIVTGTKEQNTTLDEFGKFDMMLDETLTKMKNKSVVDTFFPCTPSPGRFKFSKGIGKNALLPEDYLHSEVIFLRKELDNKQKVIDSLLLLLEKMSTILNYQGKNSTLESNKSANVVVNDSAINLKRSISTGTEQVDLTIQTCEQQLANYRKKCHSNYYSNVNVKSITTTEKNNVVLEDSFVVNNEDESKEDESVIPWKFGTTLVVGDSMFYGLDEQRMSALRNVKVRSFPGARVEDMFHYVKPLLQKKPDKIILHVGTNNTINETSRQILDKLLSLKTFINTKLPRCKVIFSSVIKRTDNAKAAVTVNHLNRHSKELSLNIIDNDNISPECLGKKGLHLSGLGDREISCKFY; from the coding sequence ATGATTTATAAGAAGGGACTTGACGAAGATGCTTCGTATTTTTATACTGATACTACTACGTATATGGAATTATCTGTGACATCGCCAAACACTGGAAACGAAATTGTTACAGGTACGAAAGAACAGAATACTACTCTCGATGAGTTtggtaaatttgacatgatgttggatgagacgctcacaaaaatgaaaaataaatctgTAGTGGATACGTTTTTCCCATGTACACCATCTCCAGGACGTTTTAAATTTAGTAAGGGCATTGGCAAAAACGCACTTCTGCCAGAGGACTACCTACATAGTGAGGTAATATTTTTACGTAAAGAGCTtgacaataaacaaaaagttattgACAGTTTGTTGTTACTTCTCGAGAAAATGTCCACCATTTTGAATTATCAAGGAAAAAATTCTACATTGGAATCGAATAAATCTGCTAATGTTGTTGTAAATGATTCGGCAATTAATTTAAAGAGAAGTATTTCCACAGGAACGGAACAAGTCGATTTAACTATACAAACATGTGAACAGCAATTAGCAAATTACAGAAAGAAATGTCATAGTAATTATTATTCAAACGTAAACGTGAAAAGTATCACAACAACTGagaaaaataatgttgttttaGAAGATAGTTTTGTTGTAAATAACGAAGACGAAAGTAAAGAAGATGAGTCGGTAATTCCATGGAAATTTGGTACAACACTCGTTGTCGGTGATTCAATGTTCTACGGACTTGATGAACAAAGAATGTCAGCACTTCGTAACGTTAAAGTTCGTTCATTCCCTGGAGCGAGGGTAGAAGACATGTTTCATTATGTAAAGCCTCTATTACAAAAGAAACCGGACAAAATAATTCTACATGTTGGAACCAACAATACTATTAATGAAACCTCGCGACAGATTTTGGACAAACTATTGAGTTTGAAGACTTTTATTAACACCAAACTTCCTAGATGTAAAGTGATTTTTTCGTCCGTGATTAAAAGAACTGATAATGCAAAAGCCGCAGTAACGGTTAACCATTTGAATAGGCATTCAAAAGAACTGTCTCTGAATATAATTGATAATGACAATATTTCACCTGAATGTCTTGGGAAGAAAGGGTTACATTTGAGTGGGTTGGGGGACAGGGAAATTAGCTGtaaattttattag
- the LOC130648176 gene encoding uncharacterized protein LOC130648176, which translates to MLISIHYEIKTKLNESFPTNQFLIQGYNAYRFDRNGNGGGMILCVRNDIPSKLLKPKCESIVCLYNPKTNLIAQNLNHISKNIDSFSCKYENYVILGDFNAEISNLHVNEFLTTYKLNSLIKEPTCFKSIDNPTNIDLILTNHPRSFCHSRAIETGLSDFHKLTMTVLKANFAKRKPKIKNYRAYRNFNNVNFRHDIMGALNDDKNLDDFKMFENFKNSVLSILDNAPRKKRYVRHNQAAFMSKEINKAIMKRSKPLNKHRKDKTPEIENGTTISHDKDITEIFNNYFGSVVENLGIKSSNIQPSNVEKYIRKLDPKKAQQKDDIPTNIIKENSDIFSQFITENFNQSLKSSEFATSLKNADITPTHKKGLRTEKANYRPVSVLSNISKIYERCMYDQIYTFFEPLFSKLQFGFRKGHSSQQCLISMIEKWKNSLDKGGTFGALLTDLSKAFDCIPHELLLAKLHAYGFDMNSLLFIESYLIDRKQRTTNFLSRNMLISSVTRQARKLVRLQVRYGIETLSNVGLKLWNSLPNEYRNAVSLLSYFASCGAGTQLNMSCGATVLKIKRTSNDATRVAVFMRTESSVENNAFYRTDICRYGFAFRPYQLLAWNCQWYVSIMT; encoded by the exons ATGTTAATATCAATTCACTACGAAATAA AGACAAAATTAAATGAATCATTTCCTACTAATCAGTTTTTGATTCAAGGCTATAATGCATACCGTTTTGACAGAAATGGCAATGGGGGAGGAATGATTCTATGTGTACGAAATGATATTccctcaaaacttttaaaacccaAATGTGAAAGTA ttgtgtGTTTATATAACCCAAAAACTAATCTTATTGCTCAAAACTTAAACCACATAAGTAAAAACATTGATTCGTTTTCCTGCAAATATGAGAACTATGTAATACTGGGTGATTTTAACGCTGAAATTAGCAATCTACatgtaaatgaatttttaacaacatataAACTTAACTCTTTAATAAAAGAGCCTACATGCTTCAAAAGCATAGATAACCCTACAAACATAGATCTCATCTTAACAAACCACCCAAGATCTTTTTGTCACTCCAGGGCTATTGAAACAGGCTTGTCTGATTTTCATAAATTGACAATGACTGTTTTAAAAGCCAACTTTGCTAAAcgaaaaccaaaaattaaaaattatagagCATATCGGAATTTCAATAATGTAAATTTCCGCCATGATATAATGGGTGCTCTAAATGATGACAAAAATCTCgatgattttaaaatgtttgaaaatttcaaaaacagtgttttaagcATCTTAGATAATGCTCCTCGAAAGAAAAGGTATGTACGTCATAATCAGGCAGCTTTTATgagtaaagaaataaacaaggcAATTATGAAGAGATCAAAACCTTTAAATAAGCATAGGAAGGATAAAACTCCAGAGA TTGAAAATGGGACTACAATATCTCATGATAAAGatattactgaaatattcaaCAATTATTTTGGCAGTGTTGTTGAAAATTTAGGCATAAAGTCATCAAATATACAACCTTCAA atgttgaaAAATACATTCGAAAACTTGATCCAAAAAAGGCGCAGCAAAAAGATGATATTCCTACTAACATCATCAAAGAAAACAGTGATATTTTTAGCCAAttcattactgaaaattttaatcaatcGTTAAAAAGTTCTGAATTTGCAACATCTTTGAAAAACGCAGATATTACTCCTACACACAAGAAAGGACTGCGCACTGAAAAggcgaactatagacctgtaagCGTCCTATCGAACATCTCAAAAATCTATGAAAGATGCATGTATGACCAAATATACACCTTCTTCGAGCCATTATTTTCGAAACTTCAATTTGGTTTTCGCAAGGGGCACAGTTCACAACAATGCCTCATAAGTAtgattgaaaaatggaaaaacagtCTTGACAAAGGTGGCACATTTGGAGCGCTTTTAACTGATTTGTCTAAGGCATTTGACTGCATACCACACGAGCTATTACTAgcaaaacttcatgcatatggCTTTGATATGAACTCTTTGCTGTTTATAGAATCGTACCTAATTGACAGGAAACAGCGA ACCACAAACTTTCTTTCGAGGAACATGTTAATCAGCTCTGTAACAAGGCAAGCCAGAAAGTTAGTGCGCTTGCAAG tgaGATATGGGATCGAAACACTGTCTAATGTTGGGTTAAAGCTTTGGAACTCTTTGCCTAACGAGTATCGGAACGCAG tttcccTGTTGTCTTACTTTGCCAGTTGTGGAGCGGGAACTCAGTTAAACATGTCTTGCGGTGCGACGGTTTTG AAAATAAAGCGAACTTCTAACGATGCAACACGCGTTGCGGTTTTCATGAGAACGGAATCCAGTGTCGAAAATAACGCTTTCTACAGGACCGATATTTGTAGATATGGCTTTGCTTTTCGACCTTACCAGTTATTGGCCTGGAATTGTCAATGGTATGTGTCAATAATGACATAA